The following are from one region of the Planctomonas sp. JC2975 genome:
- a CDS encoding acyltransferase gives MSGDSPALHPERSAAAEDSVAASDTAAKPRSSQRHLYEIDVLRILTFVCVIGVHTTSHTAGPDDVGLYMLLDLMHFTREVFFALTAFVLVYSFLARPVPMRKFWPKRFLLVGVPYVAWSAIYVVAGYLHHPTGSVGDLVLKFVVTTLTGSAWYHLYFLLVTMQVYLLVPVIVWLVRRTRGKHWLLLLGALAVQAGLMAWYHYGQSSYSWYGDWAKQIVFTYSFFVIAGAVAADHAAQFLTWVRTHRALIGWLVLASAAIMLGMYWVEVLVGHHSFYGAGTPMQPVMILWGVAVGIGFLAIGTWWADRRKAGSVTARVVDLASDRSFGIFLSHPMVIWILLWVGDDWLERTVPTPWLTLVTYVLVIIGAVLITEVARRTPLSLALTGRRYKARPRGAQSGGPGAATQAPRVGSPADGSVTEPAPHDGSPVSSKA, from the coding sequence GTGAGCGGCGACAGTCCGGCACTCCATCCAGAGCGTTCTGCGGCCGCGGAGGACTCTGTCGCCGCGAGCGACACCGCTGCGAAGCCGCGCAGCAGCCAGCGCCACCTCTACGAAATCGACGTGCTGCGCATCCTGACGTTCGTCTGCGTCATCGGCGTGCACACCACCAGCCACACAGCGGGCCCCGACGATGTCGGCCTCTACATGCTGCTCGACCTCATGCACTTCACCCGCGAGGTGTTCTTCGCGCTGACGGCATTCGTGCTCGTCTACAGCTTCCTGGCACGTCCGGTGCCGATGCGGAAGTTCTGGCCGAAGCGGTTCCTGCTCGTCGGCGTTCCGTACGTCGCGTGGTCGGCGATCTACGTCGTCGCCGGATATCTGCACCACCCGACCGGCAGCGTCGGCGACCTCGTCCTGAAGTTCGTCGTGACCACTCTGACCGGCAGCGCGTGGTACCACCTGTACTTCCTGCTGGTGACGATGCAGGTATATCTGCTCGTGCCCGTGATCGTGTGGCTGGTGCGCCGCACTCGCGGCAAGCACTGGCTCCTGCTTCTCGGCGCCCTCGCCGTGCAAGCCGGACTCATGGCGTGGTACCACTACGGTCAGTCGTCGTACAGCTGGTACGGCGACTGGGCGAAGCAGATCGTCTTCACGTACTCGTTCTTCGTGATCGCTGGCGCCGTCGCCGCCGATCACGCGGCGCAATTCCTGACGTGGGTGCGCACGCACCGCGCGCTGATCGGATGGCTGGTGCTGGCGTCCGCCGCCATCATGCTGGGCATGTACTGGGTCGAGGTGCTCGTCGGGCACCACAGCTTCTACGGGGCGGGCACGCCGATGCAGCCGGTGATGATCCTTTGGGGCGTCGCGGTCGGGATCGGATTCCTCGCGATCGGCACGTGGTGGGCCGACCGGCGGAAGGCCGGATCAGTCACGGCGCGCGTCGTCGATCTCGCCTCCGACCGCTCCTTCGGCATCTTCCTGTCGCACCCGATGGTGATCTGGATCCTTCTCTGGGTGGGAGACGACTGGCTCGAGCGCACCGTTCCGACCCCATGGCTCACGCTCGTCACCTATGTGCTCGTGATCATCGGCGCCGTGCTCATCACGGAGGTCGCTCGCCGCACGCCGCTCAGCCTGGCGCTCACCGGTCGTCGCTACAAGGCACGTCCGCGAGGTGCGCAGTCCGGCGGTCCGGGCGCAGCCACCCAGGCGCCTCGCGTCGGGTCGCCGGCCGACGGATCCGTCACCGAGCCGGCTCCGCACGACGGGTCCCCGGTCTCGTCGAAGGCGTGA
- the uvrB gene encoding excinuclease ABC subunit UvrB produces MQPTRVVRPFEVVSEYAPNGDQPQAIKELAARINAGETDVVLLGATGTGKSATAAWLIEQVQRPTLVLSHNKTLAAQLANEFRDLMPHNAVEYFVSYYDYYQPEAYVPQTDTFIEKDSSINSEVERLRHSTTNSLLSRRDVVVVSTVSCIYGLGAAEEYLDAMAALQVGDNIGRDNIIRMFVNMQYQRNDIDFSRGKFRVRGDTIEIIPMYEEHAIRIELFGDEIEALYSLHPLTGEVIKQLDAVSVFPATHYAASPATMHRAIGTIKTELAERLEELERQGKLLEAQRLRMRTTFDIEMMEQIGFCSGIENYSRHIDGRQPGEAPHCLLDYFPEDFLLVIDESHVTVPQIGAMYEGDASRKRTLVEHGFRLPSALDNRPLTWEEFTQRIGQTVYMSATPGRYELGIADGIVEQIIRPTGLVDPQVIVKPTKGQIDDLLEEIRVRVERNERVLVTTLTKKMAEELTDYLAEAGVRVRYLHSDVDTLRRVELLTELRQGVYDVLVGINLLREGLDLPEVSLVAILDADKEGFLRSSTSLIQTIGRAARNVSGEVHMYADVLTDSMRNAIEETNRRRERQIEYNTVNGIDPQPLRKRIADITDVLAREGADTQKMLAARDGSSKKKAPTPNLRREGIAAEGAQELESLIADLNDQMLAAAGELKFELAARLRDELSDLKRDLRQMEKAGHA; encoded by the coding sequence ATGCAACCGACCCGAGTCGTGCGCCCCTTCGAGGTCGTGAGCGAATACGCACCGAACGGCGACCAGCCGCAAGCGATCAAGGAGCTCGCCGCCCGCATCAATGCGGGGGAGACGGATGTCGTGCTGCTCGGTGCAACCGGAACCGGCAAGTCCGCGACGGCCGCCTGGCTCATCGAACAGGTCCAGCGTCCCACCCTCGTGCTGTCGCACAACAAGACGCTGGCGGCCCAGCTCGCCAACGAATTCCGCGACCTGATGCCGCACAATGCTGTCGAGTACTTCGTCTCGTACTACGACTACTACCAACCGGAGGCGTACGTCCCGCAGACGGACACCTTCATCGAGAAGGACTCGTCCATCAACTCCGAGGTGGAGCGTCTGCGGCACTCAACGACGAACTCGCTGCTCAGCCGGCGCGATGTGGTCGTGGTCTCCACCGTGTCGTGCATCTACGGTCTTGGCGCCGCCGAGGAGTACCTCGACGCCATGGCCGCCCTTCAGGTGGGCGACAACATCGGGCGGGACAACATCATCCGCATGTTCGTGAACATGCAGTACCAGCGCAACGACATCGACTTCTCGCGCGGCAAGTTCCGGGTCCGCGGAGACACCATCGAGATCATCCCGATGTACGAGGAGCACGCCATCCGCATCGAGCTCTTCGGCGATGAGATCGAGGCGCTCTACTCGCTGCATCCGCTCACCGGCGAAGTGATCAAGCAGCTCGACGCCGTCTCCGTCTTCCCCGCCACGCACTACGCGGCCAGCCCCGCGACCATGCACCGCGCAATCGGCACCATCAAGACCGAGCTCGCTGAGCGGCTGGAAGAGCTCGAGCGGCAGGGCAAGCTGCTGGAAGCGCAGCGGCTGCGCATGCGCACCACGTTCGACATCGAGATGATGGAGCAGATCGGCTTCTGCTCGGGCATCGAGAATTACTCGCGCCACATCGACGGCAGGCAGCCCGGCGAGGCGCCGCACTGCCTGCTCGACTACTTCCCGGAGGACTTCCTCCTCGTCATCGACGAGTCGCATGTGACAGTGCCGCAGATCGGGGCGATGTACGAAGGGGATGCCTCGCGCAAGCGCACACTCGTTGAGCACGGCTTCCGACTCCCCAGCGCGCTCGACAACCGCCCGCTCACGTGGGAGGAGTTCACGCAGCGCATCGGCCAGACGGTGTACATGTCGGCGACCCCGGGACGCTATGAGCTGGGCATCGCCGACGGCATCGTGGAGCAGATCATCCGTCCGACGGGCCTCGTCGACCCGCAGGTGATCGTGAAGCCCACGAAGGGGCAGATCGACGACCTGCTCGAGGAGATCCGTGTGCGCGTTGAGCGCAACGAACGGGTGCTCGTCACGACGCTGACGAAGAAGATGGCCGAGGAGCTCACCGACTACCTCGCCGAAGCGGGCGTTCGGGTGCGCTATCTGCACTCGGACGTCGACACCCTGCGACGCGTCGAGCTGCTCACGGAGCTGCGTCAGGGCGTCTACGACGTGCTCGTCGGCATCAACCTGCTGCGCGAGGGTCTCGACCTGCCAGAGGTGTCGCTGGTGGCCATCCTCGACGCCGACAAGGAGGGCTTCCTGCGCTCGTCGACGTCGCTGATCCAGACCATCGGTCGCGCGGCCCGCAACGTGTCGGGCGAGGTGCACATGTACGCGGACGTGCTCACTGATTCGATGCGGAACGCCATCGAGGAGACCAATCGTCGCCGTGAACGGCAGATCGAGTACAACACCGTCAACGGCATCGACCCGCAGCCTCTTCGCAAACGCATCGCCGACATCACCGACGTGCTGGCGCGCGAAGGTGCCGACACGCAGAAGATGCTCGCCGCCCGCGACGGATCATCGAAGAAGAAGGCGCCGACGCCGAACCTCCGCAGGGAGGGCATTGCCGCGGAGGGTGCCCAGGAGCTAGAGTCGCTGATCGCCGATCTCAACGACCAGATGCTCGCCGCGGCCGGCGAACTCAAGTTCGAGCTCGCAGCGCGGCTGCGCGATGAGCTCTCCGACCTGAAACGGGACCTGCGCCAGATGGAGAAGGCGGGGCACGCGTGA
- a CDS encoding DUF4129 domain-containing protein, translating to MGSDVGTGRTRAVAVILPVVLGLVAVFAVLVAGPIRIGAPPWIPPTESPVHIAPTVVPRTGAPANPQHTQSSIVATVAPKVLIVLAIIAAILLAYLLWRLLSRRGDRLTHDAASGAVALAETPAEEELEESDPAPAVARGIARALQLVDEPREPGDAIVAAWLGLQEAAADSGVRRRPSETPAEYTARIISRIGADDAAATRLLRLYQGVRFGAHPAMAADVDTARACLLALRASWHSVGTEGIR from the coding sequence GTGGGCAGTGACGTCGGCACAGGTCGGACCCGAGCGGTCGCCGTCATCCTGCCGGTCGTCCTCGGCCTCGTGGCCGTCTTCGCGGTGCTCGTCGCCGGACCGATCCGCATCGGTGCACCGCCCTGGATCCCACCGACCGAGAGTCCCGTGCACATCGCACCGACGGTCGTGCCGCGTACAGGTGCGCCTGCGAATCCGCAGCACACGCAGTCCTCGATCGTGGCGACCGTCGCGCCGAAAGTGCTCATCGTTCTGGCGATCATTGCGGCGATCCTGCTCGCCTATCTGCTGTGGCGACTGCTGAGCAGACGAGGCGACCGCCTGACCCACGACGCGGCATCCGGCGCCGTCGCCCTCGCCGAGACGCCGGCCGAGGAGGAGCTCGAGGAGTCCGACCCGGCACCCGCCGTCGCGCGGGGCATCGCCCGCGCACTCCAGCTCGTGGATGAGCCTCGAGAGCCAGGCGACGCGATCGTCGCGGCGTGGCTCGGCCTGCAGGAGGCCGCCGCCGACTCCGGCGTGCGACGCCGTCCGTCGGAGACGCCTGCCGAGTACACGGCACGCATCATCAGCCGCATCGGCGCCGACGACGCTGCAGCGACTCGGCTGCTCCGCCTCTACCAGGGTGTGCGGTTCGGTGCGCATCCCGCGATGGCAGCGGATGTCGACACGGCTCGCGCGTGCCTGCTCGCGCTCCGGGCATCCTGGCATTCGGTCGGCACAGAGGGCATCCGATGA
- a CDS encoding MoxR family ATPase, which translates to MLAAVEEVVIGQHTPLRIALAAILAGGHVLFEDVPGLGKTLAARSLAAAMGLPFRRLQCTPDLLPADITGSYVYAPASGDFVFRPGPVFTGLLLADELNRTAPKTQSALLEAMAEHQVTVEGNSFALPAPFHVIATANPIEYEGTYALPEAQLDRFLVRLSVGYPEREQEERILGNRLARRTEATTVDPVTDAAGLAAMQAGVERLHVDPDILRYCVDLAAATRADRSVEVGASPRGSQALMLVARALAVIDGRDFVTPDDVKAVAVPALAHRLTLTPAAWAAGTLPESVVGGLVDAVAGPPAVSRTAGVS; encoded by the coding sequence ATCCTTGCTGCCGTTGAGGAAGTGGTGATAGGCCAGCACACACCGCTGCGGATCGCCTTGGCGGCCATCCTCGCGGGTGGGCACGTGCTGTTCGAGGACGTGCCGGGCCTCGGCAAGACGCTCGCCGCGCGCAGTCTCGCCGCCGCGATGGGGCTGCCGTTCCGCAGGCTTCAGTGCACGCCCGACCTGCTCCCGGCTGACATCACCGGGTCGTACGTCTATGCGCCGGCCAGCGGCGACTTCGTCTTCCGGCCAGGCCCAGTCTTCACCGGGCTCCTCCTCGCCGACGAGCTCAACCGCACGGCGCCCAAGACGCAGTCGGCCCTCCTCGAGGCGATGGCGGAGCATCAGGTCACGGTCGAGGGCAACAGCTTCGCGCTGCCGGCGCCGTTCCATGTGATCGCAACGGCGAATCCGATCGAGTACGAGGGTACCTACGCGCTGCCAGAAGCCCAGCTGGACCGCTTCCTCGTGCGACTCTCCGTCGGGTATCCGGAGCGGGAGCAGGAGGAGCGCATCCTCGGCAACCGGTTGGCCAGGCGCACGGAGGCGACGACGGTGGATCCGGTGACGGATGCCGCCGGCCTGGCGGCGATGCAGGCCGGCGTCGAACGGCTCCACGTCGACCCCGACATCCTCCGCTACTGCGTCGACCTCGCCGCCGCCACTCGTGCTGACCGCTCCGTCGAAGTCGGCGCATCGCCTCGCGGATCCCAGGCGCTCATGCTCGTCGCGCGGGCCCTGGCCGTGATCGACGGACGCGACTTCGTCACGCCCGACGACGTGAAGGCCGTCGCCGTGCCGGCCCTTGCGCACCGGCTCACGCTCACGCCTGCCGCCTGGGCGGCAGGCACGCTGCCGGAATCCGTGGTCGGCGGCCTCGTCGACGCCGTCGCCGGTCCGCCGGCGGTGTCCCGCACCGCCGGCGTGTCGTGA
- a CDS encoding MFS transporter yields the protein MTITDTKPMTKRGTPILWHRRRGRVVVLLCIMYFIAYFDRNNIATAGPSIMKEFDLTNAQFGLAASVFAFFYALLQVFGGWIGEKIGPRRGLLILGLLWGLSTLFTGLAVGLVTLLVARAILGFSESATFPTATQAMSRWVPKDRNGLVQGIVHSASRLGTALAPIAVAALILWSGWRSSFIYVGILSMLWALIWYAMFRDRPKDMKGITKQELAEVPDLPNAADLPPVPWKRLIRTILPVTLVDFAYGWVAWVFFTWIPTLLSTTYHQDVAKYGLLTSLILIGGVVGDTLGGVASDWLIRRGSPARSARRTLLLIGFIGSGVCLIPLVFTPPLTVTVVALSLSFFFLELTNAQLWAIPMDVAPMWSGTASGMMNTGFGVAGIISPIIVGSMVDWTGGFAWPFGLSIGILVAATLLAALMRPKPVRPNVSAEDAAFTGQA from the coding sequence ATGACGATTACTGACACGAAACCGATGACGAAGCGGGGAACCCCCATCCTGTGGCACAGGCGACGAGGACGTGTGGTGGTGCTGCTCTGCATCATGTACTTCATCGCATACTTCGACCGGAACAACATCGCCACCGCCGGTCCGAGCATCATGAAGGAATTCGATCTCACCAATGCGCAGTTCGGACTCGCGGCCAGCGTCTTCGCTTTCTTCTACGCGCTGCTGCAGGTGTTCGGGGGCTGGATCGGCGAGAAGATCGGCCCGCGCCGTGGGCTCCTGATCCTCGGACTGCTGTGGGGGCTCTCCACGCTCTTCACCGGTCTCGCCGTCGGCCTCGTCACGCTGCTCGTGGCGCGCGCCATCCTCGGATTCAGCGAGTCGGCCACCTTCCCCACCGCCACTCAGGCGATGAGCCGGTGGGTGCCGAAGGATCGCAACGGGCTCGTGCAGGGCATCGTGCACTCGGCATCCCGGTTGGGAACGGCGCTCGCGCCGATCGCCGTCGCCGCGCTGATCCTGTGGAGCGGATGGCGCTCCTCCTTCATCTACGTCGGCATCCTGAGCATGCTGTGGGCGCTCATCTGGTACGCCATGTTCCGAGACCGCCCCAAAGACATGAAGGGCATCACGAAGCAGGAGCTCGCCGAGGTGCCGGATCTGCCGAACGCGGCCGACCTGCCTCCTGTGCCGTGGAAGCGGCTCATCCGCACGATCCTTCCTGTCACGCTCGTGGACTTCGCGTACGGCTGGGTCGCGTGGGTCTTCTTCACCTGGATCCCCACGCTGCTGTCGACCACCTACCACCAGGACGTCGCGAAGTACGGGCTCCTCACCTCGCTCATCCTCATCGGCGGCGTCGTCGGCGACACGCTGGGCGGTGTCGCGAGCGACTGGCTCATCCGGCGCGGCAGCCCGGCGAGAAGCGCTCGTCGCACGCTGCTGCTGATCGGCTTCATCGGCTCGGGCGTCTGCCTGATCCCGCTGGTCTTCACTCCCCCGCTCACCGTCACCGTCGTCGCGCTCTCGCTGTCGTTCTTCTTCCTCGAGTTGACGAACGCGCAGCTGTGGGCGATCCCGATGGATGTCGCACCCATGTGGTCGGGGACCGCGAGCGGCATGATGAACACCGGCTTCGGCGTTGCCGGCATCATCTCGCCGATCATCGTGGGTTCCATGGTCGACTGGACGGGCGGATTCGCCTGGCCGTTCGGCCTGTCGATCGGAATCCTGGTCGCCGCGACCCTGCTCGCCGCGCTGATGCGGCCGAAGCCCGTGCGACCGAACGTGTCGGCGGAGGACGCGGCGTTCACCGGGCAGGCGTAG
- a CDS encoding HAD-IA family hydrolase produces the protein MTALSDLGGRDLSGTVVFWDFDGTIAERPGHWSSCMIDALLRVEPDSILTAESLELYLRHGFPWQDTSIDRTHLIRPDDWWRAIDAVLRAAYLAAGVSVSVVDDAVTGVRPRFRDPDTWRVIPEARTALETLRDAGARQAILSNHVPELPEIVDSLSLGDYFERVFTSAAIGWEKPNAGIFRHALLEFGHPDEVWLIGDNPVADVEGAAGAGIRPILVQGSYIVNDGVTHAEAIRVIRAGTRAHGERVNTR, from the coding sequence GTGACGGCGCTCTCCGACCTCGGTGGGCGCGACCTGAGCGGAACGGTCGTCTTCTGGGACTTCGACGGCACCATCGCCGAACGCCCAGGACACTGGTCCTCCTGCATGATCGACGCGCTCCTCCGAGTCGAGCCGGACAGCATCCTCACGGCGGAAAGTCTCGAGCTGTATCTCCGGCACGGCTTTCCCTGGCAGGACACGAGCATCGACAGAACGCACCTCATCCGGCCCGACGACTGGTGGCGGGCGATCGACGCCGTGCTGCGGGCGGCGTACCTCGCGGCGGGCGTGTCCGTCTCCGTAGTCGACGACGCCGTCACCGGCGTGCGTCCGCGCTTCAGGGACCCGGACACGTGGCGCGTCATCCCCGAGGCCAGGACGGCGCTGGAGACCCTCCGCGATGCCGGCGCACGGCAGGCCATCCTCAGCAATCACGTTCCGGAGCTGCCGGAGATCGTCGACAGCCTCAGCCTCGGCGACTACTTCGAGCGCGTGTTCACCTCAGCGGCCATCGGCTGGGAGAAGCCGAATGCGGGGATCTTCCGTCATGCCCTGCTGGAGTTCGGCCATCCGGACGAGGTCTGGCTCATCGGCGACAATCCCGTTGCGGATGTCGAGGGTGCGGCGGGCGCCGGCATCCGTCCGATCCTGGTGCAGGGCTCGTACATCGTCAACGACGGCGTGACGCACGCCGAGGCGATCCGTGTCATCCGCGCGGGGACGAGGGCGCACGGCGAGCGTGTGAACACGCGCTAG
- a CDS encoding AMP-binding protein produces MTKEWTNGAGIPTIGELLTRAALLHGDRPYLEDARNDRMLTYADTVRAIDAFLSAAALDEHSTVFVDEPDPLVFAVAHLGAVAAGHRSVPLDPALTAEDVTRLAGLVDGPTALVTTDPARADAAGLRRIAPPHVADVLEGGGSEDVNVGGEPTTDAASAFRSGGSAMLFTSGSTGTPKGVELTADRLAFVGAAVAEHLRLTEADRGYNSLPLFHINAEVVGLLATLTAGATLVVDRRFHRTGFWPLMEQRDISWINAVPAILAVLATETISPPPRLRLIRTASAPLPGPVADAFAGIPLVVSYGMTEAASQITATPVDAPRAGTVGIPVGTEVQARGEKGVLQLDQVGELWIRGRGVVDAYFRGAAADRFDADGWLKTGDLGSIDADGYVTLAGRVDDVINRGGEKVYPLEVEEVLLTDPAVREVVVVGAPDDVLGFVPVAFVIPADATRTEDGDHELVDRLGRLAEERLPRFKRPRTITVVDDVPRAATGKVQRVRLRSAVAEVSASAE; encoded by the coding sequence GTGACGAAAGAGTGGACGAACGGTGCAGGCATTCCGACCATCGGAGAGCTTCTGACCCGCGCGGCGCTCCTTCACGGGGATCGGCCGTACCTCGAGGACGCCCGCAACGACCGGATGCTGACGTACGCAGACACCGTCCGCGCGATCGACGCGTTCCTCAGCGCTGCCGCACTCGATGAGCACTCGACGGTGTTCGTCGACGAGCCGGATCCGCTCGTCTTCGCCGTCGCCCACCTCGGCGCGGTGGCCGCCGGTCACCGATCCGTGCCGCTGGATCCTGCTCTCACGGCAGAGGACGTCACTCGTCTGGCCGGACTCGTGGACGGTCCGACCGCCCTGGTCACGACTGATCCCGCGCGTGCCGATGCCGCAGGGCTGCGCCGCATCGCCCCGCCCCATGTTGCCGACGTTCTGGAGGGCGGCGGATCCGAGGACGTGAACGTCGGTGGCGAGCCCACGACGGACGCGGCATCCGCGTTCCGCTCCGGCGGCTCGGCGATGCTGTTCACCTCGGGCTCGACCGGCACGCCGAAGGGCGTCGAACTGACCGCGGACCGCCTGGCATTCGTCGGGGCCGCAGTCGCCGAGCACCTCCGGCTCACGGAGGCCGATCGCGGGTACAACTCGCTTCCGCTCTTCCACATCAATGCCGAAGTGGTCGGCCTGCTCGCGACCCTCACCGCCGGCGCGACGCTCGTCGTCGACCGGCGGTTCCACCGCACCGGGTTCTGGCCGCTCATGGAGCAGCGCGACATCAGCTGGATCAATGCCGTTCCGGCCATCCTCGCGGTGCTGGCGACCGAGACGATCAGCCCGCCGCCGCGCCTGCGGCTCATCCGCACGGCGTCGGCTCCGCTGCCCGGCCCTGTCGCCGATGCGTTCGCGGGCATTCCGCTCGTCGTCAGCTACGGCATGACGGAGGCGGCCAGCCAGATCACCGCGACTCCCGTCGACGCTCCACGCGCCGGAACCGTCGGCATCCCGGTCGGCACCGAAGTGCAGGCACGCGGCGAGAAGGGCGTCCTCCAGCTCGACCAGGTCGGGGAGCTGTGGATCCGCGGACGCGGCGTCGTCGACGCCTACTTCCGCGGTGCGGCCGCTGACCGTTTCGATGCCGACGGCTGGCTCAAGACGGGCGACCTCGGCTCGATCGACGCCGACGGATACGTCACGCTCGCCGGCCGTGTCGACGACGTGATCAACCGCGGAGGCGAGAAGGTCTATCCGCTCGAGGTGGAAGAGGTGCTGCTGACGGATCCTGCCGTGCGCGAGGTCGTCGTCGTCGGCGCTCCGGACGACGTGCTCGGATTCGTGCCCGTCGCCTTCGTCATCCCAGCGGATGCCACGCGCACCGAGGACGGAGACCACGAGCTCGTCGACCGGCTCGGCCGTCTCGCGGAGGAGCGGCTGCCCAGGTTCAAGCGACCGCGCACGATCACCGTGGTCGACGACGTGCCGCGTGCCGCGACGGGCAAGGTCCAGCGCGTGCGCCTGCGCAGCGCCGTGGCCGAGGTCTCGGCGAGCGCCGAGTGA
- a CDS encoding DUF58 domain-containing protein — translation MKTLRSPVVAAGIAVALILTVTSVILGRADVLVVALTLITAVGVAASKPRAAAGSARIAMGKRHAGRVDAEIHVQTAADTDFATLRLTAMGSELRRVTLASGARDVRVDIPVLHTGDQELLAVTFREASADAVRVSGPADEVASRIVVEPVAVDLRSLPLPSRLRGLTGTHDSSRPGDGGEFRDIHPFVAGDRLRRIDWKATARLTRSPGDLFVRRTHATSDAHVAIVIDDDTDVGERVSTWPFGDPAVGGNTTLDVAREAAWSLTCGYLDAGDSVSFQVLSRARGSVRRGAGARHRELLRAAIARVSAHPRGFARARTPQVAPGALVFVLSPFLDDDPGHLAQLWRAAGHRVIAVDTLPRLITDDLSRERLTALRVVLGRRDDRLHDLFAVGADRLRWDADAESRLTALRALTRQRRRP, via the coding sequence GTGAAGACCCTGCGATCGCCGGTCGTCGCGGCCGGGATCGCCGTTGCGCTCATCCTCACCGTGACGTCCGTCATCCTGGGGCGCGCGGATGTCCTGGTCGTCGCGCTCACGCTGATCACCGCCGTCGGCGTCGCCGCGTCGAAACCACGCGCGGCGGCCGGATCCGCCCGGATCGCGATGGGGAAGCGGCACGCGGGTCGAGTGGATGCCGAGATCCACGTGCAGACTGCTGCGGACACCGACTTCGCGACACTTCGCCTCACCGCCATGGGTTCCGAGCTGCGCCGCGTCACTCTGGCGTCGGGCGCGCGAGACGTGCGCGTCGACATCCCCGTGCTCCACACCGGAGACCAGGAACTGCTCGCGGTCACATTCCGCGAGGCCTCGGCCGACGCGGTGCGGGTCAGCGGACCGGCCGACGAGGTGGCCTCCAGGATCGTCGTCGAGCCGGTGGCGGTGGATCTCCGGTCGCTGCCGCTGCCCTCCCGGCTTCGCGGACTCACCGGTACCCACGATTCGTCCCGTCCGGGCGACGGCGGGGAGTTCCGCGACATCCACCCGTTCGTGGCAGGCGACCGTCTCCGCAGGATCGACTGGAAGGCGACCGCGAGACTGACCCGCAGTCCGGGTGACCTGTTCGTCCGTCGCACGCATGCGACGTCCGACGCGCACGTCGCGATCGTGATCGACGACGACACCGACGTCGGGGAGCGCGTCAGCACGTGGCCGTTCGGCGATCCTGCTGTCGGCGGCAACACCACACTCGACGTCGCACGCGAGGCGGCGTGGAGCCTCACCTGCGGGTATCTCGATGCCGGGGACTCCGTGTCATTCCAGGTGCTCTCCCGCGCAAGAGGATCCGTGCGGCGCGGTGCAGGAGCCCGGCACCGCGAACTCCTCCGCGCGGCGATCGCCAGGGTGTCCGCGCATCCGCGTGGATTCGCACGGGCGAGGACGCCGCAGGTGGCCCCTGGGGCTCTCGTCTTCGTGCTCTCGCCGTTCCTCGACGACGATCCTGGACACCTCGCCCAGTTGTGGAGGGCGGCCGGACACCGGGTCATCGCTGTCGACACGCTGCCTAGGCTGATCACCGACGACCTGTCGCGCGAGCGCCTGACGGCGCTCCGGGTCGTGCTCGGCCGCAGAGACGACCGCCTGCACGACCTTTTCGCGGTCGGCGCAGATCGCCTTCGCTGGGACGCCGACGCCGAGTCCCGTCTCACGGCGCTGCGCGCCCTCACCCGGCAACGGAGGCGGCCATGA